Proteins encoded together in one Chrysemys picta bellii isolate R12L10 chromosome 22, ASM1138683v2, whole genome shotgun sequence window:
- the IGFBP6 gene encoding insulin-like growth factor-binding protein 6: MLPGCWLVSALLLVPGSWGALGQCPSCEDGDPPACAPRAGCRPPERAAAAPPDSAKAPREACGEKGCARALGEPCGVYSPSCARGLRCIPRAGERTPLHALLHGKGVCRAVGGRKGSRNHTEPEPPAGESRKESRRVSHPTLAPLAPQHHGPLTEANGGKDRLHQISLSSDGKPDLETAPCRMHLAAVMLELKAPLYLSGEDIFIPNCDTKGFYRKKQCRASKGQRRGQCWCVDKKGHPLAGSGGLEGNPHCLPNGSD; the protein is encoded by the exons ATGCTCCCGGGCTGCTGGCTGGtgtctgcgctgctgctggttcCGGGCTCCTGGGGCGCCCTGGGCCAGTGTCCCAGCTGCGAGGACGGGGACCCCCCGGCCTGCGCCCCCCGAGCCGGCTGCCGGCCCCCCGAGAGGGCAGCGGCGGCGCCCCCCGACAGCGCCAAGGCGCCCCGGGAAGCCTGCGGGGAGAAGGGCTGCGCCCGGGCGCTGGGGGAGCCGTGCGGGGTCTACTCGCCCAGCTGCGCCCGGGGACTGCGCTGCATCCCCCGGGCCGGGGAGCGGACCCCCCTGCACGCCCTGCTGCACGGCAAGGGGGTGTGCCGGGccgtggggggcaggaagggcagCCGCAACCACACGGAGCCCGAGCCCCCGGCAG GGGAGAGCCGGAAGGAGAGTCGCAGGGTGAGCCACCCCACGCTGGCGCCTCTGGCCCCCCAGCACCACGGCCCCCTGACGGAGGCGAACGGCGGCAAGGACCGGCTGCACCAGATCTCACTGAGCAGCGACGGCAAGCCGGACTTGGAGACG GCTCCGTGCCGCATGCACCTGGCAGCCGTCATGCTGGAGCTCAAGGCCCCGCTGTACCTGAGCGGAGAGGACATCTTCATTCCCAACTGCGACACCAAAGGCTTCTACAGGAAAAAACAG TGCCGGGCATCCAAAGGACAGAGGCGAGGCCAGTGCTGGTGTGTGGATAAGAAGGGCCACCCGCTGGCCGGCTCGGGGGGGCTGGAGGGCAACCCCCATTGTCTGCCCAACGGGAGTGACtga
- the SOAT2 gene encoding sterol O-acyltransferase 2 — translation MEQGQRAPGRARQRKRAGRRQEEEEETQGLDGNIEQPDSITSLIQWRRRMEVVKSELLEHMQVQLGDLLDKAAEEAARCYPQPHRKARLEREDRGRGSLLEKRKVFVDRQSLLDELLEVEHFRTIYHMFIAVLCVFIVSTVVVDFIDQGSLVLDFDLFIFAFGRLPTVLATWLVMFLYTLLVPYKALQLWADSYHTVRFPRLFTAILWGALLACHATVLGFYPIYMVIQHQLPPASRFIVVLEQIRFLMKSHSFLREAVPGIIHAKPPDGEVKPPAMSTYLYFLFCPTLIYRESYPRTPYVRWKYVAQNFAKFLGCLFYSYFILERLCIPVFTNMSKQPFSIKTLVLSIFNATLPGTFLLLLAFFAFLHCWLNAFAEMLRFADRTFYKDWWNSTSFATYYRTWNVVVHDWLYYYLYQDLFWLFRGRSRVAAMLSVFITSAIVHEYVITLCFGFFYPVMFTLFAIFGVIFNFLLNDKRKSPIWNIIMWTCLFIGQGIQVCLYCQEWYAQIHCPLEQKTFWGLMTPRSWSCRS, via the exons ATGGAGCAAGGCCAGAGGGCCCCTGGCAGAGCCAGGCAGAGGAAGAGAGCGGGACgaaggcaggaggaagaggaggagactcAGGGGCTGGACG ggaacATCGAGCAACCGGACAGTATCACCAGCCTCATCCAATGGAGGAGACGCATGGAG GTGGTGAAGTCGGAGCTGCTGGAGCACATGCAGGTGCAGCTCGGGGACCTGCTGGACAAGGCCGCGGAGGAGGCTGCACGGTGCTACCCGCAGCCCCACAGAAAGGCCCGGCTGGAGAGAGAGGACAG GGGGAGAGGCTCCCTGCTGGAGAAGCGGAAGGTGTTCGTCGACCGGCAGTCGCTGCTCGA CGAGCTGCTGGAGGTGGAGCACTTCCGAACCATCTACCACATGTTCATCGCCGTGCTCTGTGTCTTCATCGTCAGCACTGTCGTGGTGGACTTCATCGACCAAGGGAG cttAGTCCTGGACTTTGACCTCTTCATCTTTGCCTTCGGGCGTCTCCCCACGGTGCTGGCCACCTGGCTGGTCATGTTCCTCTATACCCTGCTGGTCCCCTACAAAGCCCTGCAGCTGTGGGCTGACTCCTACCACACCGTGCGCTTCCCCCGCCTCTTCACTGCCATCCTCTGGGGGGCGCTGCTGGCCTGCCACGCCACCGTGCTTGGCTTCTACCCCATCTACATGGTGATCCAGCACCAGCTCCCACCCGCATCCAGGTTCATCGTCGTCCTCGAGCAG ATCCGGTTCTTGATGAAAAGCCATTCGTTCCTGCGGGAGGCCGTGCCCGGCATCATCCATGCCAAGCCGCCGGACG GGGAGGTGAAGCCGCCTGCGATGTCAACGTACTTGTATTTTCTGTTCTGCCCCACGCTAATCTACAGGGAGAGCTACCCCAG GACCCCCTACGTCCGGTGGAAATACGTCGCTCAGAACTTCGCCAAG TTTCTGGGCTGCCTGTTCTATAGCTATTTCATCCTGGAGCGCCTCTGCATCCCCGTCTTCACCAACATGAGCAAGCAGCCCTTCAGCATCAAGACGCTGGTGCTGTCCATCTTCAACGCCACCCTGCCAG GgaccttcctgctgctgctggcgttCTTCGCCTTCCTGCACTGCTGGCTCAACGCCTTCGCCGAGATGCTGCGCTTTGCCGACCGGACCTTCTACaag GACTGGTGGAACTCCACATCCTTTGCCACCTACTACCGGACATGGAACGTGGTGGTTCACGACTGGCTCTACTACTACCTCTACCAGGACCTGTTCTGG CTCTTCAGAGGGAGGTCCCGGGTCGCAGCCATGCTGTCTGTCTTCATCACGTCCGCCATCGTCCACGAATATGTCATCACCCTCTGCTTCGGCTTCTTCTACCCCGTCATGTTCACCCTCTTTGCCATCTTCGGAG TGATCTTCAACTTCCTGCTGAACGACAAGCGGAAGAGCCCGATCTGGAACATCATCATGTGGACCTGCCTCTTCATCGGCCAGGGCATCCAGGTGTGCCTGTACTGCCAGGAGTGGTACGCCCAGATCCACTGCCCGCTCGAGCAG AAGACGTTCTGGGGGCTGATGACACCACGCTCCTGGTCCTGCCGCAGCTAG
- the LOC101945728 gene encoding uncharacterized protein LOC101945728 codes for MAMGEQLLRILDDLTKEEFEKFKFYLPHGGTAPHIRRGKLDGASHIQVAALLMQTYPQEALDITNQVLRKIPRLDLVQGGQLQTGGETGNSGDDANHSEAVNSGARAERKILVSEQQLMKLAGKMGKTWRQIGIEFLGLENHCLEQIEENNPGDTKLRAFSMLLEWRKRAKQDATVIHLCTILSQDDVPLQPEALDCLRDKCRA; via the exons ATGGCGATGGGCGAGCAGCTGCTGCGCATCCTGGATGATCTGACCAAGGAGGAGTTTGAGAAGTTCAAGTTTTACCTGCCCCATGGGGGCACGGCTCCCCACATACGCCGCGGGAAGCTGGACGGCGCCTCCCACATCCAGGTGGCTGCGCTGCTGATGCAGACGTACCCCCAGGAAGCGCTAGACATCACCAACCAGGTGCTGCGCAAGATCCCAAGGCTGGACCTGGTCCAGGGCGGCCAGCTCCAGACAGGAGGAGAAACTGGGAACAGCGGCGACGATGCAAATCACAGTGAGGCTGTAAATAGCGGCGCCAGGGCAG AAAGGAAGATTctggtttcagagcagcagctgatgaagctggcagggaaaatgggcaaGACCTGGAGGCAGATCGGCATTGAGTTCCTGGGCCTGGAGAATCACTGTCTGGAGCAGATCGAGGAGAACAATCCCGGCGACACCAAACTGCGAGCTTTCAGCATGCTCTTGGAGTGGAGGAAACGAGCGAAGCAGGATGCCACAGTCATCCACCTTTGCACCATTCTCTCCCAGGACGATGTGCCCCTCCAGCCCGAAGCCCTCGACTGCCTCCGGGACAAATGCCGGGCCTAA